Proteins encoded together in one Lysinibacter cavernae window:
- a CDS encoding amino acid ABC transporter permease, which produces MTSVLFDAPGPRAKKLNVVLNIVTVIVVLTIAGFIAYRFYETGQFTEAKWKIFSFPLVQERILEATLATLKAFALGAVLSLILGLILAIGRMSDHAWVRIPCTWFVELFRAVPLLILMMIMYYGLPPLGVDFMTPFLAVVIGLALYNGSVLAEVFRSGVESLPTGQREAGYAIGLRKSQVLSIILMPQAIRAMLPVIISQLVVILKDTALGFIVTYQELLFLAKYLGTQGQYGSPIIPSAIVVGAIYVGLCLILSGIAKFVEAWSRRSPKASKGVEEKLQLEAENLSA; this is translated from the coding sequence ATGACCAGCGTTCTGTTTGATGCCCCCGGCCCACGGGCCAAGAAGCTCAATGTTGTGCTCAACATTGTGACCGTGATCGTTGTCCTCACGATCGCGGGTTTTATCGCCTACCGCTTCTACGAGACCGGTCAGTTCACCGAGGCAAAGTGGAAGATCTTCTCGTTCCCGCTTGTCCAAGAGCGGATTCTAGAAGCCACCCTCGCTACGCTCAAAGCCTTCGCGCTCGGTGCCGTTCTGAGCCTGATTCTCGGACTCATTCTTGCGATCGGTCGGATGTCTGACCACGCCTGGGTCCGGATTCCGTGCACCTGGTTTGTCGAGTTGTTCCGCGCCGTACCGCTGCTGATCCTCATGATGATCATGTACTACGGGCTTCCGCCGCTTGGCGTCGACTTCATGACACCGTTCCTTGCGGTGGTTATCGGACTCGCGCTCTATAACGGTTCGGTGCTCGCAGAGGTGTTCCGCTCCGGTGTTGAGTCGCTGCCAACCGGACAGCGCGAGGCCGGCTACGCGATCGGTCTTCGCAAGTCACAGGTGCTGTCGATTATCTTGATGCCGCAGGCCATCCGCGCGATGCTCCCCGTGATCATCTCGCAGCTTGTGGTCATCCTGAAGGATACGGCGCTCGGCTTTATCGTGACTTACCAGGAGCTGCTCTTCCTTGCCAAGTACCTTGGCACGCAGGGGCAGTACGGTTCGCCGATTATCCCGTCGGCCATCGTTGTTGGTGCCATTTACGTTGGGCTCTGCCTGATCCTGTCCGGTATTGCCAAGTTTGTTGAGGCGTGGTCTCGGCGTTCGCCAAAGGCATCGAAGGGCGTCGAGGAAAAACTGCAGCTTGAGGCCGAGAACCTCTCGGCGTAG
- the rplT gene encoding 50S ribosomal protein L20: protein MARVKRAVNAHKKRRVILERAKGYRGQRSRLYRKAKEQTIHSFVYQYRDRRQRKGDFRRLWIQRINAASRANGLTYNRFIQGLGLAGIQVDRRMLADLAVHEPKTFASLVESARAALPADTSAPKVSA from the coding sequence ATGGCAAGAGTAAAGAGAGCCGTCAACGCTCACAAGAAGCGTCGCGTTATCCTCGAGCGCGCAAAGGGCTACCGCGGACAGCGTTCACGTCTGTACCGTAAGGCAAAAGAGCAGACGATCCACTCGTTCGTCTACCAGTACCGTGACCGTCGCCAGCGTAAGGGTGACTTCCGTCGCCTGTGGATCCAGCGCATCAACGCTGCATCGCGCGCCAACGGCCTCACCTACAACCGTTTCATCCAGGGCCTTGGTCTTGCTGGAATCCAGGTTGACCGTCGCATGCTTGCCGACCTGGCAGTTCACGAGCCTAAGACGTTTGCTTCGCTGGTTGAGAGCGCTCGCGCAGCTCTTCCTGCTGACACGTCAGCTCCTAAGGTCTCTGCATAA
- a CDS encoding ABC transporter permease subunit — protein MDTLLNNLDLFVLGFKNTLILFSVSAVFALVLGTIVGALRVSPVTSMRALGTFYVNVIRNTPLTLLMFFFAFGYPKLNLGNLSFTTLAIMALSIYTATYVAETLRSGINTVPVGQAEAARAIGLPFGQTMSLVILPQAFRSVIPPMMSVFIALLKNTTVAAGFSVAEAGAIRANLSERGEPAIIVLLWVALIFILLVGILSVLQRRLEKKWKVAR, from the coding sequence GTGGATACGCTCCTCAATAATCTCGACCTCTTTGTGTTGGGGTTCAAGAACACGCTGATTCTGTTTTCCGTCTCAGCGGTGTTTGCGCTCGTGCTTGGCACCATCGTTGGTGCCCTTCGAGTATCGCCGGTGACGTCGATGCGCGCGCTCGGTACGTTCTACGTCAACGTCATCAGGAATACGCCGCTCACGCTGCTCATGTTCTTCTTTGCCTTTGGTTATCCGAAGCTCAACCTCGGCAACCTCAGCTTCACCACCCTCGCCATCATGGCGTTGAGCATTTACACGGCGACGTATGTTGCCGAGACCCTTCGCTCTGGTATCAACACGGTCCCCGTTGGACAGGCAGAGGCCGCCCGCGCGATTGGGCTCCCGTTTGGGCAGACAATGTCTCTCGTTATCCTCCCTCAGGCTTTCCGCTCGGTGATCCCGCCAATGATGAGCGTGTTTATCGCGCTCCTTAAGAACACAACGGTTGCCGCTGGCTTCTCCGTTGCCGAGGCTGGAGCGATCAGGGCCAATCTTTCTGAGCGTGGCGAGCCAGCGATTATCGTGCTGCTCTGGGTCGCGCTCATCTTTATCCTGTTGGTTGGCATCCTTTCGGTGCTGCAGCGTCGCCTTGAGAAGAAGTGGAAGGTGGCACGATGA
- the infC gene encoding translation initiation factor IF-3, protein MSDPRTNERIRVPEVRLVGPSGEQVGVVAIEVALRLAAEADLDLVEVAPNSKPPVAKIMDYGKFKYEAAQKAKEARRNQANTILKEVRFRLKIDKHDYETKRKRAEGFLKQGDKVKAMILFRGREQSRPEQGVRLLQKFAEDVLEFGTVESNPTIDGRNMVMVIAPLKNKSEAKAEANAQRASNKHSSHNNEAKDAAETKTSDAAESPAEAEAPEAAAE, encoded by the coding sequence ATCAGCGATCCCCGTACAAATGAACGCATCCGCGTCCCAGAAGTTCGACTGGTTGGACCCAGTGGCGAACAGGTTGGCGTCGTGGCGATTGAGGTTGCCCTGCGTCTAGCCGCTGAGGCTGACCTCGACCTGGTGGAGGTTGCGCCTAACTCAAAGCCTCCCGTTGCCAAGATCATGGATTACGGCAAGTTCAAGTATGAGGCTGCGCAGAAGGCGAAAGAAGCTCGACGCAACCAGGCGAACACCATCCTCAAAGAGGTCCGGTTCCGCCTCAAGATCGATAAGCACGACTACGAGACCAAGCGCAAACGCGCAGAGGGCTTCCTCAAGCAGGGTGACAAGGTGAAGGCCATGATCCTGTTCCGCGGTCGCGAGCAGTCGCGCCCAGAGCAGGGAGTCCGTCTGCTGCAGAAGTTTGCAGAAGACGTTCTCGAGTTCGGCACCGTGGAGTCAAACCCTACGATCGATGGTCGCAACATGGTGATGGTTATCGCCCCGCTCAAGAACAAATCTGAGGCAAAGGCAGAAGCCAACGCCCAGCGCGCATCCAATAAGCACTCCTCGCACAATAACGAGGCCAAGGATGCTGCAGAGACCAAGACCAGCGATGCAGCTGAGAGCCCGGCCGAGGCCGAAGCTCCAGAAGCAGCCGCAGAATAA
- the rpmI gene encoding 50S ribosomal protein L35, which yields MPKMKTHSGAKKRFKVTGSGKLKKQQAGMRHNLEGKSSRRTRRLNQDQVLSKADSKVANKLLGRG from the coding sequence ATGCCTAAGATGAAGACCCACTCGGGCGCCAAGAAGCGTTTTAAGGTCACCGGGTCCGGCAAGCTGAAGAAGCAGCAGGCCGGTATGCGACACAACCTTGAGGGCAAGTCGAGCCGCCGCACCCGTCGCCTCAACCAGGACCAGGTCCTGTCGAAGGCTGACAGCAAGGTAGCAAACAAGCTTCTCGGTCGCGGCTAA
- a CDS encoding amino acid ABC transporter ATP-binding protein, with product MTDSDSAQKRPSLNAFETTSNPIVAAVGEPLVVVDSVEKYYGDFHALKNINLTVNKGEVVVVIGPSGSGKSTLCRTINRLETITEGEIRIDGKKLPEEGKALAALRADVGMVFQSFNLFAHKTILENVTLGPIKVRKLSKAEAEKQARQLLERVGVGQQADKLPAQLSGGQQQRVAIARALAMKPKVMLFDEPTSALDPEMINEVLDVMVELAKEGMTMIVVTHEMGFARRAADRVVFMADGQIIEDEDPDTFFDHPRSDRAKDFLSKLLTN from the coding sequence ATGACTGATTCAGATTCCGCACAGAAGCGACCCAGCCTGAATGCTTTTGAGACCACAAGCAACCCAATTGTTGCCGCGGTTGGCGAGCCGCTCGTTGTCGTTGACAGCGTTGAAAAGTACTACGGCGACTTCCACGCACTGAAAAACATCAACCTCACCGTGAATAAGGGTGAGGTTGTTGTGGTCATCGGTCCCTCAGGTTCAGGAAAGTCAACGCTGTGCCGCACGATTAACCGCCTTGAGACCATCACAGAGGGCGAAATTCGGATCGACGGCAAGAAGCTGCCAGAAGAGGGCAAGGCCCTCGCGGCCCTCCGTGCGGATGTTGGCATGGTGTTTCAGTCGTTCAACCTCTTTGCGCATAAGACGATTCTTGAGAACGTGACGCTTGGTCCGATCAAGGTCCGCAAGCTGAGCAAGGCCGAAGCCGAGAAGCAGGCGCGCCAGCTGCTTGAGCGGGTTGGCGTTGGACAGCAGGCAGATAAGCTTCCCGCCCAGCTCTCCGGCGGCCAGCAGCAGCGCGTTGCCATCGCCCGGGCGCTGGCTATGAAGCCAAAGGTCATGCTGTTTGACGAGCCCACCTCGGCGCTTGACCCAGAGATGATCAACGAGGTGCTTGACGTCATGGTTGAGCTTGCCAAAGAAGGTATGACCATGATCGTCGTGACGCACGAGATGGGCTTCGCCCGCCGCGCGGCAGACAGAGTCGTTTTTATGGCCGACGGCCAAATCATCGAAGACGAAGATCCAGACACGTTCTTTGACCACCCGCGCAGTGACCGCGCCAAAGATTTCCTGTCAAAGCTCCTCACCAACTAG
- a CDS encoding copper chaperone PCu(A)C, which yields MNSTTLPTTRLTLAAAALVAAATLALSGCSTPSSETSPTPSANASAESAAITLTDGWVKAVDGDMTGAFGHLQNSSDQDVTVVSASTPSADMVELHEVVDGKMQAKEGGFVIPARGGYDLEPGGDHIMLMALTGALEPGVNVELTITLDDGSTYDVTVPVKAYSGANENYAPGHGDGTETPADEHEGMDH from the coding sequence ATGAACAGCACTACCCTGCCAACCACCCGCCTCACGCTTGCCGCAGCCGCCCTTGTGGCCGCAGCCACTCTTGCCCTGAGCGGATGCTCAACCCCAAGCAGCGAAACCTCGCCGACGCCTTCGGCCAACGCATCCGCCGAATCCGCCGCGATCACCCTCACCGACGGCTGGGTGAAGGCCGTCGACGGAGACATGACGGGCGCGTTTGGGCACCTCCAGAACAGCTCCGACCAAGATGTGACCGTCGTCTCGGCAAGCACGCCGAGCGCCGACATGGTCGAACTCCACGAGGTTGTTGACGGAAAAATGCAGGCAAAAGAGGGTGGCTTTGTTATCCCGGCCCGCGGTGGATACGACCTCGAACCCGGCGGCGACCACATCATGCTCATGGCCCTCACCGGCGCACTTGAGCCCGGCGTCAACGTCGAACTCACCATCACGCTTGACGACGGATCGACCTACGACGTCACCGTTCCGGTAAAGGCGTACTCCGGCGCAAACGAAAACTACGCGCCAGGACACGGCGACGGAACCGAGACTCCGGCAGACGAGCACGAGGGTATGGATCACTAA
- a CDS encoding TrmH family RNA methyltransferase, with amino-acid sequence MLENPRSPRVRAVAKLARKSARQESGYFLLEGPQAVREALTFRPELLGDLFGTPTALERYPEIVALAEEADLEFEYVTEEVLESMADTVTPQGFVAVCRQFPVSVKEIFAGDPKLVVILEEVRDPGNAGTIIRAADSAGADAVILTGRSVDLYNPKVVRSTTGSLFHLPVAVDATLEDVRGRAQSAGLTVLAADIKGDSLLDARQDGSLAKPTAWLFGNEARGLTDEDLALADRSLTVPIYGSAESMNLATAASVCLYESAFAQRAAE; translated from the coding sequence ATGCTTGAAAATCCCCGCTCACCCCGTGTCCGTGCCGTCGCCAAACTCGCGCGCAAGTCAGCAAGACAAGAGAGTGGCTACTTCCTTCTTGAAGGACCCCAGGCCGTGCGAGAGGCGTTGACCTTCCGCCCAGAACTGCTTGGCGACCTGTTTGGCACGCCAACCGCTCTTGAGCGTTACCCAGAGATTGTTGCCCTCGCAGAGGAAGCCGACCTCGAGTTCGAGTACGTCACCGAAGAGGTGCTCGAATCGATGGCCGATACCGTTACCCCGCAGGGCTTCGTGGCTGTTTGCCGGCAGTTCCCTGTCTCGGTCAAGGAGATTTTTGCCGGCGACCCGAAGCTTGTCGTCATCCTCGAAGAGGTTCGCGACCCAGGCAACGCGGGCACCATTATCCGCGCCGCCGATTCGGCCGGGGCCGATGCCGTCATCCTGACCGGTCGCAGCGTTGACCTGTACAACCCGAAGGTCGTCCGCTCGACAACCGGTTCGCTTTTTCACTTGCCGGTTGCTGTGGATGCCACGCTCGAGGATGTGCGCGGTCGCGCCCAGTCTGCTGGCCTCACGGTTCTTGCCGCAGATATCAAGGGCGACAGCCTTTTGGATGCGCGTCAGGACGGCAGCTTGGCCAAGCCAACCGCGTGGTTGTTTGGTAACGAGGCGCGTGGGTTGACCGACGAGGATCTTGCCTTGGCCGATCGCTCGCTCACCGTGCCGATTTACGGCAGCGCCGAATCGATGAACCTTGCCACTGCAGCTTCCGTGTGCCTCTATGAGAGCGCCTTCGCCCAGCGCGCTGCTGAGTAG
- a CDS encoding Dyp-type peroxidase, with the protein MTTSHQPTTDGRRGLSRRHLLLGGAAAGIGAVGAVGIDAAIRAGEEQPAEGAKTSGSEWGLEPFYGVHQAGIATPPPALTTFLAFDLLPTTDRGAIERMLRILTDDAAKLTQARSALADSEPELAEVAAHLTVTFGFGPELVRRVNANRLPAWLSPLPAFSKDALNNATSHGDLLLQVGSDDPLSLSHCIRMLSKDARTFATLRWSQSGFRNAKGSQPQGTTMRNLFGQVDGTVNPAPGSEDFAGVVWSGGEPEWMAGGTSLVLRRIAMNLDTWDMVDRVGRESAVGRTLSNGAPLTGSEEQDETDFQATNTLGFPVIATESHIRRARSENTSERIFRRGYNYDDGPTTGADGNAGLLFASYQADPVAQFVPLQQRLDDLDMLNEWISHVGSAVFAIPAGCAEGGFVGEQLFQ; encoded by the coding sequence ATGACAACGAGTCATCAGCCAACAACTGATGGCCGGCGCGGTCTCAGCCGCCGGCACCTCCTCCTTGGGGGTGCCGCGGCTGGGATAGGCGCCGTCGGTGCCGTCGGTATCGACGCGGCTATCAGAGCAGGCGAGGAACAACCCGCAGAAGGCGCCAAAACATCCGGCAGTGAATGGGGACTCGAACCGTTCTACGGTGTGCACCAGGCGGGAATTGCGACTCCTCCCCCTGCCCTCACAACGTTTCTCGCGTTTGACCTGCTCCCAACAACCGACAGGGGCGCAATCGAGCGGATGCTGCGCATCCTCACCGACGACGCCGCGAAGCTGACCCAGGCCCGCTCAGCCCTCGCCGACTCGGAACCTGAGCTCGCCGAGGTGGCGGCGCACCTCACCGTGACGTTTGGGTTTGGGCCGGAACTCGTGCGGCGAGTGAATGCCAACCGCCTTCCCGCATGGCTCTCCCCGCTCCCAGCGTTCAGTAAGGACGCCCTCAACAACGCAACGAGCCACGGCGATCTCTTGCTCCAGGTCGGCTCTGACGACCCGCTCAGCCTGTCACACTGCATTCGCATGCTGAGCAAGGATGCGCGCACCTTTGCAACGCTCAGGTGGAGCCAGTCAGGATTCCGCAACGCCAAGGGCTCACAGCCTCAGGGAACCACCATGCGAAACCTGTTTGGGCAGGTGGACGGGACCGTCAACCCGGCTCCAGGCAGCGAGGATTTTGCCGGCGTTGTGTGGAGCGGCGGAGAGCCGGAGTGGATGGCCGGCGGCACCTCGCTTGTCCTCAGGCGCATCGCCATGAACCTCGACACGTGGGACATGGTCGACCGGGTTGGGCGGGAATCCGCCGTCGGTCGCACCCTCAGCAACGGTGCCCCGCTCACGGGTTCTGAAGAACAGGACGAGACGGACTTTCAGGCAACCAATACCCTCGGGTTTCCGGTGATCGCAACGGAGTCGCACATCAGAAGAGCGCGAAGCGAGAACACGTCAGAGCGCATTTTCCGTAGGGGCTACAACTACGACGACGGCCCGACGACCGGCGCCGACGGAAACGCCGGGCTGCTCTTTGCCTCGTACCAGGCGGATCCGGTCGCCCAGTTTGTGCCGCTCCAGCAGCGGCTCGACGACCTCGACATGCTCAACGAATGGATCTCGCACGTTGGCTCGGCCGTCTTCGCCATCCCAGCGGGCTGCGCGGAAGGTGGCTTCGTGGGGGAACAACTCTTTCAGTAG
- a CDS encoding glutamate ABC transporter substrate-binding protein: MLKKALVVGVGLVAALTLSACGGSSDPASTDGADSGSSDALFEVATDFTLEGSPTFDAIDKRGKVIIGVKEDQPGLGFLDAATGERTGFDIEIARWVAASIGYDEADIEFKAIPSANRESAIVNGDIDYYVGTYSITDKRKEQIDFAGPYFVTGQGLLVAKDNTDIKSEDDLAGKTVCSATGSTPIQNIKENFPDTKTEEFETYSQCVEALLDGSVDAVTTDQAILLGYASQQPDELKVVGEPFTVENYGVGIQKGDDVFRTHVNELFTDGGDTWQAIYDATLGQSGSKVTQPEVDAY, from the coding sequence ATGCTGAAGAAAGCACTGGTAGTAGGAGTTGGCCTCGTCGCCGCTCTGACCCTGAGCGCCTGCGGAGGAAGCTCTGACCCCGCAAGCACCGATGGAGCCGACTCTGGCTCCTCCGACGCGCTGTTCGAAGTTGCAACAGATTTCACCCTCGAGGGAAGCCCAACGTTTGACGCGATCGACAAGCGCGGCAAGGTCATCATCGGTGTGAAGGAAGACCAGCCTGGTCTTGGCTTCCTTGACGCCGCAACAGGCGAGCGCACCGGTTTTGACATCGAAATCGCCCGCTGGGTAGCCGCCTCCATCGGCTACGACGAGGCCGATATTGAGTTCAAGGCCATCCCAAGCGCCAACCGCGAATCCGCGATTGTCAACGGTGACATCGACTACTACGTTGGAACCTACTCGATCACCGACAAGCGTAAAGAGCAGATCGACTTTGCCGGTCCGTACTTCGTCACGGGCCAGGGACTCCTGGTCGCGAAGGACAACACCGATATCAAGAGCGAAGACGACCTCGCCGGCAAGACGGTGTGCTCGGCAACGGGTTCAACACCCATCCAGAACATCAAGGAAAACTTCCCCGACACCAAGACCGAAGAGTTCGAGACGTACTCGCAGTGTGTTGAGGCCCTTCTTGACGGTTCGGTGGATGCCGTGACCACAGACCAGGCCATCCTGCTTGGATACGCGTCGCAGCAGCCAGACGAGCTCAAGGTTGTTGGAGAGCCCTTCACCGTTGAGAACTACGGTGTTGGCATCCAGAAGGGTGACGACGTCTTCCGCACGCACGTGAACGAGCTGTTCACGGATGGTGGAGACACCTGGCAGGCCATCTACGACGCGACCCTCGGTCAGTCGGGCAGCAAGGTAACCCAGCCAGAGGTTGACGCCTACTAA
- a CDS encoding copper resistance CopC family protein encodes MDYPHAVAVVRANNGAPASAHRRRTVGLRATVRAGILAALTLTVAAALLTAPGLATPASAHDQLISATPADGATLDEAPTEISLTFSDNLIEIGTEVRVLEGATIVDGATDWASGPSELAGPTVTQPVRQPLDDGTYTVVWRVVSSDGHPIEGTYSFVVGDAGTSATPSAAPTSTPEATDSVADAQDMQRSVPSVIRTLVIALIGAAIAVGIVALLVVASRRARRRFGRGNERNNGHHSDDPDDDDEPKSGRNSDTLVH; translated from the coding sequence ATGGATTACCCCCACGCAGTGGCAGTCGTGCGCGCCAACAACGGCGCACCGGCATCCGCTCATCGACGTCGCACCGTTGGCCTGCGCGCAACCGTTCGAGCCGGCATCCTTGCCGCGCTCACCCTCACGGTTGCAGCGGCCTTGCTCACGGCCCCCGGTCTGGCCACACCGGCCAGCGCCCACGACCAATTGATCTCGGCGACCCCTGCCGACGGCGCAACGCTCGACGAGGCACCAACGGAAATCAGCCTGACCTTCTCGGACAATCTGATTGAAATAGGTACCGAGGTTCGAGTGCTTGAGGGCGCGACCATCGTTGATGGCGCAACCGACTGGGCCTCAGGGCCGAGCGAACTCGCAGGGCCGACCGTTACCCAGCCGGTCAGACAGCCGCTTGATGATGGCACGTACACGGTCGTGTGGCGAGTGGTCTCGAGCGACGGTCATCCCATCGAGGGAACCTACTCCTTTGTGGTTGGTGATGCCGGAACTTCGGCAACGCCGTCTGCTGCACCAACGTCCACACCAGAGGCCACGGATTCCGTGGCCGACGCACAGGACATGCAGCGCTCGGTGCCAAGCGTCATCCGCACGCTCGTCATCGCCCTCATCGGCGCGGCGATTGCGGTTGGCATCGTTGCCCTTCTTGTTGTGGCCTCTCGACGAGCGCGCCGCCGCTTTGGCCGCGGCAACGAGCGAAACAACGGACATCACAGCGACGATCCAGACGATGACGACGAGCCCAAATCGGGCCGAAACAGCGACACTCTCGTTCACTAA
- a CDS encoding DUF1844 domain-containing protein has protein sequence MSDTHVFGENDNEASTARNAEHEARFSERAAREAESAGRDIADVPAVEVITTTSVHLMSAAAVKCGLADDPENQLDLDEARKLINALAGLITAGAPEISDMHARSLRDGLRSLQLAFREASVIPDPIGKGPGEKYTGPVN, from the coding sequence ATGAGTGACACACACGTGTTCGGCGAGAACGACAACGAGGCATCAACGGCCCGCAACGCGGAGCATGAAGCTCGGTTTAGCGAACGCGCAGCCCGCGAGGCGGAGTCGGCGGGGCGCGATATCGCAGACGTTCCCGCGGTAGAGGTCATCACGACCACATCCGTCCACCTCATGAGCGCAGCCGCGGTGAAATGTGGCCTTGCCGACGACCCTGAGAACCAGCTCGACCTCGACGAGGCACGCAAACTCATCAACGCCCTTGCCGGGCTCATTACGGCCGGCGCACCCGAGATCAGCGATATGCACGCTCGTAGCCTTCGCGACGGCCTCCGCTCGCTGCAGCTCGCCTTCCGCGAGGCATCCGTCATCCCCGACCCCATCGGAAAGGGCCCAGGCGAAAAGTACACGGGACCGGTCAACTAA